In the genome of Triticum urartu cultivar G1812 chromosome 5, Tu2.1, whole genome shotgun sequence, one region contains:
- the LOC125507554 gene encoding protein FAR1-RELATED SEQUENCE 9-like → MVTELDKPGAETADNSTKKRRTCRVADDEGSSVPELHRKKASKNAAETMSSASELSKEPVGKQSMTEERPQPTGDSYEELSSDSIEKNTDGILADEADKETNSVDHSLQQAKEQNQLHDNVENNEMVNRNPSESDSDSSSGSDSDSELGKYFYPKFEELEAARKPEPGMKFQTLEDANGFYSTYALLTGFVAKRNSNYRRKKYHIECNRSGKPTPARNPNRKRKINSFERTNCQAKVIVKLTKGQWEFATVRNEHNHPLSPNPSLARFFLSQKHMSSEEKSFLKVLQQSKIPPNKILRIFRRMRSSFGNISFKKQDPVSSVRSSSENIPSKKKDPISLQCTEQRKTENSDVESALKHFKELELRNPSFFYIKQTDEDNIVRSIFWTDARSRMDYDIFGDFISVDTTYTTNRHNLPVATIIGINNHGRTLLLGCALLRDGKAETFKWMFQTLLQVMGGKISGSIITNQDEPLGRAIAEVLPQVRLRFWKCDVMGKAHERIAAFMAARGNIKLELDSLVDNSLTEMEFEEGWSSLIERYDASKNEYLQFMWRIRKIWAPVYFRQDFYPFAESLGRSEGMNIVLFRNYVLPKDRIEKFIERYEEIQKTTLKTDDEDRRQAGTVPSCFSLQPIEKHASTIYTRQIFLKVQRELLHSTAFDVHVVKKGSVYRLERVFNYENPEFDRNAFEVFVDPVSNTFICQCAKFARDRLLCCHIFRLFTQLGINEIPAQYIVPRWTDKFKEEKAKQYTEKCLEKADSTARYEMLMSKMADLSKKICSDGTKCNTFMLEFDSIQEKLLATEGENPRNNDICMEIITTS, encoded by the exons ATGGTTACAGAGTTGGACAAGCCAGGAGCAGAAACCGCAGACAACTCCACAAAAAAGAGAAGGACATGCCGTGTAGCTGATGATGAAGGTTCCTCTGTACCAGAGTTGCATAGGAAAAAG GCCAGTAAAAATGCTGCGGAAACAATGTCATCTGCAAGTGAATTGAGCAAG GAACCTGTTGGGAAACAATCAATGacagaagaaagaccacaaccaACCGGTGATAGTTATGAG GAACTATCTTCAGATAGTATTGAAAAGAATACAGATGGAATATTAGCAGATGAAGCGGATAAAGAAACCAACTCAGTCGACCATTCACTGCAGCAAGCCAAAGAACAGAACCAACTACACGATAATGTGGAAAACAATGAAATGGTAAACAGGAACCCCAGTGAAAGTGATTCAGATAGCAGCTCAGGGAGTGACTCAGACAGTGAACTAGGGAAATACTTTTATCCTAAATTTGAGGAATTGGAGGCTGCAAGAAAACCAGAACCTGGAATGAAGTTTCAAACCCTCGAAGATGCAAACGGGTTCTATAGTACTTATGCTCTCTTGACTGGTTTTGTGGCAAAGCGAAATTCAAATTACAGGAGAAAGAAGTATCACATAGAGTGCAATAGGAGTGGCAAACCAACACCAGCTCGGAACCCAAACAGGAAGAGGAAAATAAATTCCTTTGAGAGGACAAATTGCCAAGCAAAGGTGATAGTGAAGCTCACTAAGGGACAATGGGAGTTCGCAACTGTTCGGAATGAGCACAACCATCCGctatctccaaacccttccctcgCAAGATTTTTCCTGAGCCAGAAACACATGTCAAGTGAGGAAAAGTCGTTTCTAAAAGTTCTGCAGCAAAGTAAGATACCTCCCAATAAAATTCTGAGGATTTTTAGGAGAATGAGAAGTAGTTTTGGAAATATATCATTCAAGAAACAAGATCCAGTCAGTTCTGTGAGAAGCAGTTCTGAAAACATaccatccaagaaaaaagatCCAATCAGTTTACAGTGTACAGAACAACGGAAAACAGAAAACTCAGATGTTGAAAGTGCGTTGAAGCACTTCAAAGAATTGGAGCTGCGGAACCCAAGTTTTTTCTACATCAAGCAAACAGATGAAGACAACATAGTCCGCAGTATTTTCTGGACTGATGCAAGGTCAAGGATGGATTATGATATTTTTGGAGATTTCATCTCGGTTGATACAACTTACACCACAAATAGGCATAATTTGCCTGTTGCTACCATTATTGGGATAAATAACCATGGGAGAACTCTCTTGTTAGGATGCGCCCTGCTACGCGATGGGAAAGCTGAAACCTTTAAATGGATGTTCCAAACACTTTTGCAAGTGATGGGAGGAAAAATATCAGGATCAATCATTACAAACCAGGATGAACCCCTAGGAAGAGCTATTGCAGAGGTCCTGCCACAGGTAAGGCTCAGGTTTTGGAAATGTGATGTAATGGGTAAAGCACATGAAAGGATAGCAGCCTTCATGGCAGCAAGAGGCAACATAAAATTAGAGCTGGATAGCTTAGTTGACAACTCACTGACGGAAATGGAATTTGAAGAAGGATGGAGTTCACTTATTGAGAGATATGATGCAAGTAAAAATGAGTACCTACAATTCATGTGGCGGATAAGGAAAATCTGGGCGCCTGTTTATTTCAGACAAGATTTCTATCCATTTGCCGAATCACTTGGACGTAGTGAAGGTATGAACATCGTATTATTCAGAAACTATGTGCTTCCAAAGGACAGGATAGAGAAGTTCATCGAAAGAtacgaggagatacagaagacgACACTAAAAACGGATGACGAAGATAGACGGCAAGCAGGAACTGTACCTTCATGCTTCTCATTGCAGCCAATAGAAAAGCATGCATCTACTATTTACACCAGGCAGATATTCCTGAAAGTGCAGAGAGAACTACTCCATTCTACGGCGTTCGACGTGCACGTGGTAAAGAAAGGGTCTGTGTACCGACTGGAGAGGGTTTTCAACTACGAGAACCCAGAGTTTGATAGAAATGCCTTCGAAGTGTTTGTTGATCCTGTCAGCAACACATTCATATGCCAATGTGCAAAGTTTGCCAGAGATAGATTACTGTGCTGCCACATATTCAGGCTTTTCACGCAGCTTGGAATCAACGAAATACCCGCGCAATACATCGTCCCCAGATGGACCGACAAATTCAaggaagagaaggcaaagcagtACACAGAGAAATGCCTAGAGAAAGCAGACAGCACAGCGAGATATGAAATGTTGATGAGCAAAATGGCCGATCTCAGCAAGAAGATATGCAGTGATGGCACGAAATGCAACACATTCATGCTCGAGTTCGACAGTATTCAAGAGAAACTGCTAGCAACAGAAGGAGAAAATCCTCGCAACAATGACATCTGTATGGAGATTATTACTACCAGCTAG
- the LOC125507555 gene encoding uncharacterized protein LOC125507555 produces the protein MACPSLLPRRRVRYRPGHAEASASSAPTTGAGKLRHAQAGAGAASSASALLRASALERGSAPALPHRSGRPRSRAAPPRASPSRAGEAVPDDVATRVVGHVGPPSRARVQLPPRLQRGPAHAIRERPRPSQQRLALIVDGVGARRDTTPREEQPGTTPVACSRASGAEPPERSTSTSTGTAPARTMHGAQAEHLDERRPAPPTP, from the coding sequence ATGGCGTGCCCAAGTCTGCTGCCCCGCCGTCGCGTTCGATACCGCCCCGGCCACGCAGAGGCGAGCGCGAGCTCCGCCCCGACCACGGGCGCGGGCAAGCTCCGCCACGCACAGGCGGGCGCGGGCGCGGCAAGCTCCGCGTCTGCTCTGCTCCGCGCGTCCGCCCTCGAGCGCGGCTCCGCCCCCGCTCTGCCGCACCGATCCGGCCGTCCCCGCTCGCGCGCTGCTCCGCCCCGCGCATCGCCCAGCCGCGCCGGAGAGGCCGTTCCCGACGACGTTGCCACGCGCGTCGTAGGCCACGTCGGACCACCGTCACGGGCTCGCGTCCAACTTCCTCCACGTCTCCAGCGCGGTCCCGCCCATGCCATTCGTGAGCGACCGCGCCCATCGCAGCAGCGCCTCGCCCTGATCGTTGATGGCGTGGGCGCGCGGCGGGACACAACGCCGCGCGAGGAGCAGCCAGGCACCACGCCGGTCGCGTGCTCGCGCGCCTCCGGCGCCGAGCCGCCCGAGCGGAGCACCTCGACGAGCACCGGCACGGCGCCCGCGCGGACGATGCACGGCGCCCAAGCGGAGCACCTCGACGAGCGTCGTCCGGCCCCGCCTACGCCATGA
- the LOC125506685 gene encoding uncharacterized protein LOC125506685 produces the protein MSQSVVALASFSGDTRVFACTGVFIGCNEFTTRILTSASLIRNPDDEAKIADDLTVAGFLLALSWQIEACLQDNQHVTGTLQHYDLHYNIAVISIMGSCCTRRVKMYDEVQTEPQGEVVAVGRFYESSKLMAAGGTLIDKPSELDCKELRASSA, from the exons ATGTCTCAAAGTGTTGTCGCACTGGCTTCATTCAGTG GAGATACAAGGGTTTTTGCTTGCACAGGTGTATTTATAGGCTGCAATGAGTTCACCACAAGAATTCTGACTTCAGCGAGTTTGATTAGAAATCCTGATGATGAAGCTAAGATAGCTGATGACTTAACGGTCG CTGGTTTCTTACTAGCTTTATCGTGGCAGATTGAAGCGTGCCTTCAAGATAATCAACATGTCACAGGCACGTTGCAGCATTACGATTTACATTACAACATCGCTGTCATCAGCATCATGGGTTCTTGCTGCACTCGGAGAGTGAAAATGTATGATGAGGTACAAACTGAACCTCAAGGGGAAGTAGTGGCCGTAGGGCGCTTCTACGAATCAAGCAAATTAATGGCTGCAGGTGGGACTTTGATTGACAAGCCAAGTGAACTTGATTGCAAAGAGCTTAGGGCATCTTCAGCc